A stretch of DNA from Syntrophorhabdus sp.:
CCCGGCGGAGCGGTCAATCCTCAGGCAATCCCGTGGGAGCGGTGCCGTCCGTCGATCCGGCCAATCCCGTGCAGGGAGTCGTCGATGTGTTCAAGAAGGTCGGTGGTTTCTTCGGGAAGTAGGTCGTGACGAACGCGGGCCGCGCGGGATACGCGCTCGCACCGCTTGCCGCGGTCCTTATTGCCTATCTGAACTCTTTTACCGGGGTGTTCCAGCTCGATGACTACAACGTCATCGTCTTCAACCCTTCAGTTGAGTCCTGGTCTGCCTTCTGGCAGGATTGTTTCCACGGGATACGCCCCCTGCTCAAGTTTACCTACACCCTGTGCCAGACCTCGCGGACGGGTGTCTTCGGCTTCCACGCCTTCAACCTGGCCGTGCATCTCGTCAACGTATTCCTTGTCTTCAGCTTGACCATGAGTTTTCTCAGGGGCAGGCCCGATACCGTGCCCGAAAGGGCCCTTTACCCGGCTGCCTGTCTGACGGCCCTTCTCTTCGGGCTCCATCCCATCGGGACGGAGGCGGTCACGTACATAACGGGGCGCAGCGCTTCGCTCATGACCATGTTCTACCTGGGAAGCCTTGCCCTGTACGTGAAGGGCGGCCGGGAAGGGAAGACGGTCCTGCTTTACGTGCTGTCGCCCCTGATGTTCCTTTTCGCCGTCGCGACCAAGGAGACGGGGATCACCCTGCCTCTTGCCCTCGTTCTCTGGGAGGTCTCGGCAGGGGAGGGCAGGGGAGCCGGGAGGGTCCTCAAGCGCCAGTCCGTGCACTGGGCGGTCCTTGCCATCCTGGTGGGGGTGGTGCTCGCGCATCCGCGATACCGGGTCTTCCTTCTCTACA
This window harbors:
- a CDS encoding tetratricopeptide repeat protein; translated protein: MTNAGRAGYALAPLAAVLIAYLNSFTGVFQLDDYNVIVFNPSVESWSAFWQDCFHGIRPLLKFTYTLCQTSRTGVFGFHAFNLAVHLVNVFLVFSLTMSFLRGRPDTVPERALYPAACLTALLFGLHPIGTEAVTYITGRSASLMTMFYLGSLALYVKGGREGKTVLLYVLSPLMFLFAVATKETGITLPLALVLWEVSAGEGRGAGRVLKRQSVHWAVLAILVGVVLAHPRYRVFLLYSLDLRGFRANLLDQVTGVGDLLSHLILPGRLNIDPGSVSGASWFSPQLFALASLAVLGLAGLWKRVSWLSFGIGWFFLHTMVVNLLVPRIDTVSDRHFYQAGWGIFLAASVAMTWLMFRLKEGVRAFAVLALCLAIVLGGCTIARNRVYHSEIALWEDTVRKSPRNPRAHNNLGYAYYLEGRKEEARDAYRRALEIDPTFEYARNNLRMLGDK